From Salinicoccus roseus, the proteins below share one genomic window:
- the ispD gene encoding 2-C-methyl-D-erythritol 4-phosphate cytidylyltransferase has product MKYTVIIPAAGMGSRMHMDYNKVFIRLGDTPIIRMTVEKFEADPDCEAIHLAGRKGEMDTLWEMLQGCTKVKGIHEGGRERQHSIHNVLGAIEPADYVFVHDGARPFVSQHTLDDLKASVEMHQAVICGVKPKDTLKRISGDEVEETIDRASVIAVHTPQAFQYDLLMRAYQNAAEKNLSVTDDSMMVEALGKRVHVTASTYDNIKITTEEDLKVAESIMKKGSE; this is encoded by the coding sequence ATGAAATATACAGTAATAATTCCGGCTGCCGGAATGGGCAGCAGAATGCATATGGATTACAATAAGGTTTTCATCAGGTTGGGGGACACCCCGATCATCCGGATGACTGTAGAGAAATTTGAAGCAGACCCCGACTGTGAAGCCATCCATCTTGCTGGGCGCAAGGGGGAAATGGACACACTATGGGAGATGCTTCAGGGATGCACCAAGGTCAAAGGCATCCATGAAGGCGGCAGGGAACGCCAGCACAGCATCCATAATGTCCTCGGGGCCATCGAACCTGCAGACTATGTGTTTGTACATGATGGGGCGAGGCCCTTCGTCAGCCAGCATACGCTGGATGATCTGAAGGCGTCGGTCGAAATGCATCAGGCAGTCATCTGCGGCGTAAAGCCGAAGGATACGCTGAAGCGTATATCCGGGGACGAAGTGGAAGAGACGATCGACCGTGCGTCGGTCATCGCGGTCCATACACCGCAGGCTTTCCAATATGATTTGCTCATGCGTGCATATCAGAATGCGGCGGAGAAGAACCTTTCCGTGACGGATGACTCGATGATGGTGGAAGCACTCGGGAAAAGGGTCCACGTGACGGCGTCGACTTATGATAATATTAAAATAACGACTGAAGAAGACCTGAAGGTCGCTGAATCCATTATGAAGAAAGGGAGTGAATGA
- a CDS encoding ATP-dependent Clp protease ATP-binding subunit, giving the protein MLFGRLTERAQKVLAYAQEEAINLKHSNIGTEHLLLGLVKENEGIAAKVLESFNITEEKVKEEVFNLINEGSEPSSSIHYTPRAKKVIELSMDEARKLHHNFVGTEHLLLGLIRESEGVAARVLSNLDLNITKARAAVIKMLGNPESFQQKDGMKKDHNTPTLDSLARDLTQIARDEMLDPVIGRSKEITRVIEVLSRRTKNNPVLIGEPGVGKTAIAEGLAQAIIKNEVPETLKDKRVMSLDMGTVVAGTKYRGEFEERMKKVMEEIHKAGNVVLFIDELHTLIGAGGAEGAIDASNILKPALARGELQCIGATTLDEYRKHIEKDAALERRFQPVQVDEPNVEDAILILRGLRDRYEAHHRITITDEALEAAAVMSDRYVQDRFLPDKAIDLIDEASSKVRLRSYTSPPDLKDLEGKLEAIKKEKDAAVQSQEFEAAANYRDQQTKLEDELKKREDNWKKEQGQASQSVTRSDIELVISSITGIPLSKIAEDESERLMNLESILHDRVIGQEDAVASISKAVRRARAGLKNPKRPIGSFIFLGPTGVGKTELARALSEAMFGEEDAMIRVDMSEYMEKHSVSRLVGSPPGYVGYDDGGQLTEKVRRKPYSLVLFDEIEKAHPDVFNMLLQVLDDGRLTDSNGRTVDFRNTIIVMTSNVGAQELRDNKFAGFGTTAQSQDYDTIRNTMMKELKNSFRPEFINRVDDIIVFHSLEKEHLKEIVTLMINQLTERLSDQDIHLEVTESATEKIAEEGYDPEYGARPLARSIQRHIEDTLSESLLSGEELEGRVVTIDYKDDEFNVSTKEKVAVE; this is encoded by the coding sequence ATGTTATTTGGCAGACTGACTGAAAGAGCGCAAAAAGTGCTGGCCTATGCACAGGAAGAAGCAATCAACCTCAAGCATTCGAATATCGGAACCGAGCACCTGCTGCTTGGGCTCGTAAAGGAAAACGAAGGCATTGCCGCGAAGGTCCTCGAATCCTTCAACATCACTGAAGAGAAAGTGAAGGAGGAAGTGTTCAACCTGATCAACGAAGGCAGTGAACCTTCCTCTTCCATCCACTACACGCCGAGGGCGAAGAAGGTCATTGAACTTTCAATGGATGAAGCGCGCAAGCTCCACCATAACTTCGTGGGCACGGAGCATCTCCTGCTCGGCCTGATCAGGGAAAGTGAAGGCGTGGCCGCACGCGTGCTCTCCAACCTCGACCTGAACATCACGAAGGCCCGTGCCGCAGTCATCAAGATGCTCGGCAACCCTGAGTCATTCCAGCAGAAGGACGGCATGAAGAAGGACCACAATACACCAACCCTGGATTCACTGGCCCGCGACCTTACGCAGATTGCCCGTGATGAAATGCTCGACCCGGTCATCGGCAGATCCAAGGAGATCACCCGTGTGATCGAGGTGCTGAGCAGAAGGACGAAGAATAACCCGGTACTCATTGGTGAACCTGGTGTCGGCAAGACGGCGATTGCCGAAGGCCTTGCCCAGGCGATCATCAAAAACGAAGTGCCGGAGACACTGAAGGACAAGCGCGTCATGTCACTCGACATGGGGACCGTCGTGGCAGGCACGAAGTACCGTGGTGAATTCGAGGAACGCATGAAGAAGGTGATGGAGGAGATCCATAAGGCCGGCAACGTCGTGCTGTTCATCGATGAGCTGCATACACTGATCGGGGCCGGCGGCGCCGAAGGTGCAATCGATGCCTCCAATATCCTGAAGCCTGCACTTGCACGCGGCGAGCTGCAGTGCATCGGGGCGACGACGCTTGATGAATACCGCAAGCACATCGAAAAGGATGCGGCACTGGAGCGCCGTTTCCAGCCCGTACAGGTGGATGAGCCGAATGTCGAGGATGCGATACTCATTCTGAGGGGTCTCCGCGACCGCTATGAAGCACACCACAGGATTACCATCACGGATGAGGCGCTGGAAGCGGCAGCGGTCATGAGTGACCGCTATGTCCAGGACAGGTTCCTGCCGGACAAGGCGATCGATCTGATTGATGAAGCGTCATCCAAAGTGAGGCTCAGAAGCTATACGTCCCCACCGGATCTGAAGGATCTTGAAGGCAAGCTCGAAGCCATCAAGAAGGAGAAGGACGCAGCCGTACAGAGCCAGGAGTTTGAAGCAGCGGCGAACTACAGGGATCAGCAGACGAAGCTTGAAGATGAGCTTAAGAAGCGTGAAGACAATTGGAAGAAGGAACAGGGACAGGCATCACAGTCTGTAACGAGAAGTGATATAGAACTTGTCATCAGCAGCATTACAGGCATCCCGCTCTCCAAGATTGCAGAGGACGAGTCGGAGAGGCTGATGAACCTGGAGTCCATCCTGCATGACCGCGTCATCGGTCAGGAAGACGCCGTAGCTTCCATTTCGAAAGCGGTCAGAAGGGCACGCGCCGGACTCAAGAATCCGAAGCGTCCAATCGGCAGCTTCATCTTCCTCGGTCCGACGGGTGTCGGTAAGACGGAGCTTGCCAGGGCACTCAGCGAAGCGATGTTCGGCGAAGAGGATGCGATGATCCGCGTCGACATGAGCGAGTACATGGAGAAGCACTCCGTCTCCCGTCTCGTCGGTTCACCACCGGGCTATGTCGGCTATGATGATGGCGGCCAGCTGACGGAAAAAGTGAGGAGGAAACCTTATTCACTCGTGCTTTTCGATGAAATCGAGAAGGCTCACCCGGACGTCTTCAACATGCTGCTGCAAGTATTGGATGACGGACGTCTGACGGACTCCAATGGACGCACCGTCGACTTCAGGAACACGATCATCGTCATGACATCGAACGTCGGTGCCCAGGAGCTCAGGGACAACAAGTTTGCAGGCTTCGGTACGACGGCGCAGTCCCAGGACTACGACACGATCAGAAATACGATGATGAAGGAACTGAAGAACAGCTTCCGTCCGGAATTCATCAACCGTGTGGACGATATCATCGTCTTCCACAGCCTCGAGAAGGAACACCTCAAAGAAATCGTGACGCTCATGATCAATCAGCTGACAGAGCGTTTGAGCGATCAGGATATCCATCTTGAAGTCACCGAGTCGGCCACCGAAAAGATTGCCGAGGAAGGATATGACCCTGAATATGGTGCGCGTCCACTCGCACGCTCCATCCAGCGTCATATCGAAGATACGCTCAGTGAATCCCTGCTTTCCGGCGAGGAACTCGAAGGCAGAGTCGTCACAATCGACTACAAGGATGACGAATTCAATGTAAGCACGAAAGAAAAAGTTGCAGTGGAATAG
- the ispF gene encoding 2-C-methyl-D-erythritol 2,4-cyclodiphosphate synthase, which translates to MLRIGHGFDVHAFEAGRPLIIGGIEIPHDRGLKGHSDADVLLHTMADAILGALALGDIGKFFPDTDAAFKDMDSKVLLSEVVEMMVKKGYRIGNIDAVIMAERPKFRPHIDDMRDVAASLLKTDLSNVNIKATTTEKLGFTGRGEGIASEAVVLIEKVEE; encoded by the coding sequence ATGCTCAGGATTGGTCACGGATTTGACGTCCATGCGTTCGAAGCAGGCCGGCCGCTGATCATCGGTGGCATCGAGATTCCCCATGACCGTGGACTCAAGGGACACTCGGATGCGGATGTGCTGCTCCATACGATGGCGGATGCCATCCTCGGGGCCCTGGCTCTCGGGGATATCGGCAAGTTCTTCCCGGACACGGATGCGGCGTTCAAGGATATGGATTCCAAAGTGCTGCTTTCTGAAGTGGTCGAGATGATGGTCAAAAAAGGGTACAGGATAGGGAACATCGATGCAGTCATCATGGCGGAGCGTCCCAAGTTCAGGCCGCACATCGATGATATGCGGGATGTTGCCGCCTCCCTTTTGAAGACGGATCTTTCAAATGTTAATATTAAGGCGACAACTACGGAAAAGCTCGGTTTTACAGGCAGGGGCGAAGGCATCGCTTCTGAAGCGGTAGTTCTAATTGAAAAAGTGGAGGAATAA
- a CDS encoding PIN/TRAM domain-containing protein, whose translation MLKYLLYILYVLIGVSLGVWLMPTLFQLLPFDLPMVIDNVLVHGLAGLLLFLLLFLWTVPKVESLIRRSEALILNRSLAEIVSATLGMIVGLLIAVLISLLINAIDIPLIGDIIPFILAVILGYLGFQIGLKKFSEVLDFLPGNFSKSQEEEKRIPRKFLDTSAIIDGRIVDVAKTGFIEGELVIPQFVLDELQLIADATDPIKRDKGQRGLDMLNTLQEQSDNVTIMPVDYDKLDVDHQLIEAAKAEQGAIITTDYNLNKVCQLHQIPVLNVNQLSEAIKVVVIQGDTFNLLISKTGKEENQGVGYLEDGTMVVVEEGRSLINKTVKVEVVSVLQTNSGRIVFARKVRRK comes from the coding sequence ATGTTGAAGTATCTGCTTTATATTCTGTACGTACTTATCGGGGTTTCACTCGGCGTCTGGCTCATGCCGACGCTCTTCCAGCTGCTTCCGTTCGATCTGCCGATGGTGATCGATAATGTATTGGTTCATGGCCTTGCCGGGCTGCTGCTGTTTCTCCTCCTCTTCCTGTGGACGGTGCCGAAGGTCGAATCGCTTATCCGGAGGAGCGAAGCCCTGATCCTGAACCGCAGCCTTGCAGAGATTGTGTCCGCCACACTAGGAATGATCGTCGGCCTTTTAATTGCTGTCTTAATTTCCCTATTGATCAATGCCATCGACATTCCTCTGATCGGCGATATCATTCCCTTCATACTGGCTGTGATACTGGGGTATCTCGGGTTCCAGATCGGGCTCAAGAAGTTCAGTGAAGTTCTGGATTTCCTTCCCGGCAATTTTTCGAAATCCCAGGAAGAGGAGAAGAGGATTCCGCGTAAGTTCCTCGATACGAGTGCCATCATAGATGGAAGGATCGTGGATGTGGCAAAGACGGGGTTCATCGAAGGGGAGCTCGTGATTCCGCAGTTCGTGCTGGATGAACTCCAGCTCATTGCCGATGCTACAGACCCGATCAAAAGGGACAAGGGGCAGAGGGGGCTGGATATGCTGAACACCCTGCAGGAGCAGAGTGATAATGTCACCATCATGCCGGTCGATTACGACAAGCTTGATGTCGATCATCAGCTGATCGAAGCTGCGAAAGCGGAACAGGGTGCCATCATCACCACCGATTATAATCTGAACAAGGTATGCCAGCTGCACCAGATCCCGGTCCTCAATGTGAATCAGCTGTCCGAGGCAATCAAAGTCGTCGTCATCCAGGGCGACACATTCAATCTGCTGATCTCGAAGACGGGCAAAGAAGAGAACCAGGGGGTCGGCTACCTTGAAGATGGTACGATGGTCGTGGTTGAAGAAGGCAGGTCCCTTATAAATAAGACCGTCAAAGTAGAGGTGGTAAGTGTGCTCCAGACAAATTCCGGGCGCATCGTATTCGCTAGGAAAGTGAGAAGGAAATGA
- the cysE gene encoding serine O-acetyltransferase, whose amino-acid sequence MLDRMKEDIDMVLELDPAAKNRMEVFITCSGLHAIWSHLIAHKLYKKKFTTSARIISQMSRFFTGIEIHPGAQVGRRLFIDHGMGTVIGETCRIGDNVTIYQGVTLGGTGKEEQKRHPDVDDNVLIAAGAKVLGNIRIHENSKIGANSVVLKDVPRDATVVGIPGYVVKQAGEKVKNARDLNHTDLPDPILDMIHGLEDEIKDFRHEVRNEVENGSHI is encoded by the coding sequence ATGCTGGATAGAATGAAGGAAGACATCGATATGGTGCTGGAATTGGACCCGGCAGCCAAAAATCGCATGGAAGTATTTATCACTTGTTCAGGGCTCCATGCCATCTGGTCGCACCTGATTGCCCATAAATTGTACAAGAAGAAGTTTACGACAAGTGCGCGCATCATTTCCCAGATGAGCCGTTTCTTCACCGGCATCGAAATCCACCCGGGGGCCCAGGTCGGACGCAGACTGTTCATCGACCATGGTATGGGTACGGTAATAGGGGAGACATGCCGCATCGGCGACAATGTGACGATATACCAGGGAGTGACGCTTGGCGGGACCGGCAAGGAGGAGCAGAAGCGGCACCCCGACGTCGACGATAATGTGCTCATTGCTGCGGGTGCCAAAGTACTGGGAAATATACGCATCCACGAAAATTCGAAAATCGGTGCAAATTCCGTAGTATTGAAGGATGTACCCCGTGATGCGACCGTTGTAGGCATTCCGGGCTATGTGGTCAAGCAGGCGGGAGAGAAGGTCAAGAACGCCAGGGATCTGAATCACACCGATCTGCCCGACCCGATTCTCGATATGATCCACGGACTGGAAGATGAAATCAAGGACTTTAGACACGAAGTCAGAAACGAGGTAGAAAATGGTTCTCATATTTAA
- the radA gene encoding DNA repair protein RadA, with protein sequence MAKTKNIFECMACGHESPKWMGRCPNCGAWNQMEEKLVHKETKGRGTFGKPEAEGRQRSRKLERVNKSNTPRTLTQSGEFDRVLGGGIVDGSLILIGGDPGIGKSTILLQTALTLSQNHEVLYVSGEESLEQIKLRADRLTEGSDQLNVYSETNLFYIHDEIKRLDPDFLIIDSIQTVFNPDVTSAPGSVSQVRECTQSLMNIAKSGNIATFIVGHVTKEGQIAGPRMLEHMVDTVLYFEGDQHHTYRMLRAVKNRFGSTNEMGMFEMKSEGLKEVLNPSEVFLEERSKNTPGSAIVATMEGTRALLVEVQALVTPTHFHNPRRMATGIDQNRLSLLMAVLEKSEGLLMQQHDAYIKVAGGARLDEPAVDLSVIVSIASSFKAAQVRGDDCFIGEVGLTGEIRRVTKIEQRLQEAAKLGFNRAIIPASNMSGLEVPEGIEVISVRTLKDALKAAIKK encoded by the coding sequence ATGGCAAAGACGAAAAACATTTTCGAGTGTATGGCGTGCGGACATGAGTCGCCCAAATGGATGGGCAGATGTCCAAACTGCGGTGCATGGAACCAGATGGAGGAGAAACTGGTCCACAAGGAGACCAAGGGCAGGGGAACATTCGGCAAGCCTGAGGCAGAAGGCCGCCAGCGCAGCCGGAAGCTTGAACGCGTAAACAAAAGCAACACACCGAGGACGCTGACCCAGAGCGGCGAGTTCGACCGGGTGCTCGGCGGCGGCATCGTCGATGGCTCCCTGATACTGATCGGGGGTGACCCCGGAATCGGGAAGTCGACGATTCTGCTCCAGACTGCGCTGACCCTGTCCCAGAACCACGAAGTGCTGTATGTTTCCGGTGAGGAATCACTGGAGCAGATAAAGCTGCGTGCGGACCGGCTGACCGAAGGAAGCGACCAGCTGAACGTCTACAGTGAAACGAACCTCTTCTACATCCATGACGAGATCAAGCGGCTGGATCCGGACTTCCTGATCATCGACTCCATCCAGACCGTATTCAACCCGGATGTGACAAGCGCCCCCGGCAGTGTTTCGCAGGTGCGGGAGTGTACACAGAGCCTGATGAACATCGCGAAAAGCGGCAACATCGCCACCTTCATCGTCGGCCACGTGACCAAAGAGGGACAGATTGCAGGGCCGAGGATGCTCGAGCATATGGTGGATACGGTGCTCTATTTCGAAGGGGATCAGCATCATACGTACCGGATGCTCCGGGCGGTCAAGAACCGCTTCGGCTCCACGAATGAAATGGGCATGTTCGAGATGAAGAGCGAAGGGCTGAAGGAGGTGCTCAATCCATCGGAGGTATTCCTCGAGGAACGCTCGAAGAATACCCCCGGATCGGCCATAGTGGCCACCATGGAAGGAACGCGGGCGCTGCTGGTTGAGGTCCAGGCACTCGTCACACCGACGCACTTCCATAACCCGCGGCGCATGGCCACAGGCATCGACCAGAACCGTCTGTCGCTTCTGATGGCGGTGCTGGAGAAGAGTGAAGGGCTGCTCATGCAGCAGCACGATGCCTACATCAAGGTCGCTGGGGGCGCCCGGCTGGATGAACCGGCAGTCGACCTCAGCGTCATCGTCAGCATCGCTTCAAGCTTCAAGGCCGCACAGGTGCGCGGCGACGACTGCTTCATCGGTGAAGTCGGGCTGACCGGTGAGATCAGACGTGTAACCAAGATTGAACAGAGGCTCCAGGAGGCGGCGAAGCTCGGCTTCAACCGTGCAATCATCCCGGCGTCGAACATGAGTGGACTGGAGGTGCCGGAAGGCATCGAGGTCATCAGCGTCCGCACCTTGAAGGATGCGCTGAAAGCCGCAATCAAGAAGTAG
- the gltX gene encoding glutamate--tRNA ligase produces MDKVRVRYAPSPTGYLHIGNARSALFNYLFARRYDGDFIIRIEDTDSARNVAAGEESQLHYLKWLGLEWDESVDKDGGYGPYRQSERQHIYKPIIDRLLEEGKAYRCYMTSEELEAEREAQIARGEMPRYGGQHANLTEEEEQAFIDEGRQPSIRFRVPKDETFVFEDIVKGEVSFESNGIGDWVIVKKDGVPTYNFAVVIDDHMMEISHVLRGDDHISNTPKQQMIYQAMGWEEPKFGHMTLIVNENKKKLSKRDGSIIQFIEQYKDLGYLPEALFNFIALLGWTPEGEEEIFSKEEFIKLFDETRLSKSPAFFDKQKLTWINNQYMKEKDTETVFQMALPHLVKEGLVEENASEAELDWARKLVALYQEQMSFAGEITTLSEQFFKDDIEFDEAANEVIAQEHIPELMAALHEKFSMMDDFSPEAIKAAIKEVQKSTGYKGKKLFMPIRVAVTGQTKGPELPETISLIGREKALVRIGKLK; encoded by the coding sequence ATGGATAAAGTAAGAGTGAGGTATGCACCAAGTCCGACAGGATATCTGCACATCGGTAACGCGCGGTCGGCATTGTTCAACTATCTTTTTGCCCGTCGCTATGACGGAGATTTCATCATCCGGATCGAAGATACGGACAGTGCGCGGAATGTGGCAGCGGGTGAAGAGTCCCAGCTCCATTATCTGAAGTGGCTCGGTCTGGAATGGGACGAGAGTGTGGATAAGGATGGAGGATACGGACCGTACCGCCAGTCGGAACGCCAGCACATCTACAAGCCGATCATCGACAGGCTGCTGGAGGAAGGTAAAGCTTATCGGTGCTATATGACATCGGAAGAACTGGAAGCGGAGCGGGAAGCGCAGATCGCCCGCGGTGAAATGCCGAGATACGGCGGCCAGCATGCGAACCTGACGGAAGAGGAGGAGCAGGCCTTCATCGATGAAGGCAGGCAGCCAAGCATCCGTTTCCGTGTGCCGAAGGATGAGACCTTCGTATTCGAGGATATCGTAAAAGGTGAAGTGTCATTCGAATCGAACGGTATCGGGGACTGGGTCATCGTCAAAAAGGACGGCGTACCGACGTACAACTTCGCTGTCGTCATCGACGACCACATGATGGAGATCTCCCACGTACTGCGCGGGGATGACCATATCTCCAATACACCAAAACAGCAGATGATCTATCAGGCGATGGGCTGGGAAGAGCCGAAGTTCGGCCATATGACCCTCATCGTCAATGAAAACAAGAAGAAGCTCTCCAAGCGCGATGGTTCGATTATCCAGTTCATCGAGCAGTACAAGGATCTCGGCTATCTGCCTGAGGCCCTGTTCAACTTCATCGCGCTGCTCGGTTGGACGCCTGAAGGAGAAGAGGAGATCTTCTCCAAGGAGGAATTCATCAAGCTGTTTGATGAGACGCGGCTGTCCAAGTCCCCGGCGTTCTTCGACAAGCAGAAGCTGACTTGGATCAATAACCAGTACATGAAGGAAAAGGATACTGAAACGGTCTTCCAGATGGCACTTCCCCATCTTGTTAAGGAGGGACTTGTTGAAGAGAACGCCTCCGAAGCCGAGTTGGATTGGGCCCGCAAGCTCGTAGCGCTCTATCAGGAGCAGATGAGCTTTGCAGGGGAGATCACGACCCTGTCCGAGCAGTTCTTCAAGGATGATATCGAATTTGACGAAGCGGCGAACGAAGTCATCGCACAGGAACACATCCCTGAACTGATGGCAGCCCTGCATGAGAAGTTCAGCATGATGGATGATTTCTCCCCAGAAGCCATCAAGGCGGCAATCAAGGAAGTCCAGAAGTCGACCGGCTATAAGGGCAAGAAGCTCTTCATGCCGATCCGCGTGGCCGTGACAGGCCAGACGAAGGGTCCGGAGCTGCCGGAGACCATCTCACTGATCGGCAGGGAAAAGGCACTGGTGCGCATCGGAAAGTTGAAGTAG
- the cysS gene encoding cysteine--tRNA ligase produces MVLIFNSLTRQKEEFKPMEDGRVKMYVCGPTVYNYIHIGNARPAIAFDTVRRYLEYKGYEVEYVSNFTDVDDKLIKASLELKEEVPVIADRFIKAFFEDTGALNVKPATHHPRVMDHMDDIIDFIQVLIDKGHAYESDGDVYFRTRSFDGYGKLSHQSVDDLKVGARIESGEKKQDPLDFVLWKQAKPNEIKWSAPWGEGRPGWHIECSVMARHHLGDTIDIHAGGQDLTFPHHENEIAQSECMTDSTFANYWMHNGYINIDNEKMSKSLGNFILVHDIIKEINPNVLRFFMISVHYRNPINYNRELVGAAENGLKRIQSSYLQAKERLASAVGNGEDEVMLKIIDDNIKTFEAHMDDDFNTANAITAWHDLTTELNKYLRRHTTSTGVLERFVEVFEIYSTVLGLELDEAEVLLDEEIEALIEERNEARKNRDFARADEIRDDLKAQGIILEDTKEGVRFRRG; encoded by the coding sequence ATGGTTCTCATATTTAACTCTTTGACGCGGCAGAAGGAAGAATTCAAACCCATGGAGGATGGCAGGGTAAAGATGTATGTGTGCGGTCCTACCGTGTACAACTACATCCACATCGGCAACGCGCGTCCGGCGATTGCATTCGATACGGTACGCCGCTATCTTGAATATAAAGGGTATGAAGTGGAATATGTCTCCAACTTCACTGATGTCGATGACAAGCTCATCAAGGCATCACTCGAGCTGAAGGAGGAGGTCCCGGTCATCGCCGACCGTTTCATAAAAGCCTTCTTCGAGGACACGGGGGCATTGAACGTGAAGCCTGCCACACACCATCCACGTGTAATGGACCACATGGACGATATCATAGATTTCATACAGGTGCTGATCGACAAGGGGCACGCCTATGAATCAGACGGCGATGTCTATTTCAGGACACGTTCCTTTGATGGGTACGGGAAGCTCTCCCATCAGTCGGTGGATGACCTGAAGGTTGGAGCGAGGATTGAATCTGGGGAGAAGAAGCAGGATCCGCTGGACTTCGTGCTGTGGAAGCAGGCCAAGCCGAATGAAATCAAATGGTCCGCCCCATGGGGGGAAGGGCGCCCGGGCTGGCATATCGAATGCAGCGTCATGGCGCGCCATCATCTGGGGGATACGATCGACATCCACGCAGGCGGCCAGGACCTCACCTTCCCGCACCATGAAAATGAGATTGCACAGAGCGAGTGCATGACGGACAGCACATTCGCAAACTACTGGATGCATAACGGCTACATCAATATAGACAATGAAAAGATGTCGAAGTCCCTCGGGAACTTCATCCTGGTCCACGACATCATCAAGGAAATCAATCCGAATGTCCTCCGCTTCTTCATGATCAGCGTCCATTACCGCAACCCGATCAACTATAACCGGGAACTGGTCGGGGCTGCCGAGAACGGGCTGAAGCGGATCCAGTCCAGCTACCTGCAGGCAAAGGAACGTCTTGCCAGTGCCGTAGGCAACGGTGAGGACGAGGTGATGCTGAAGATCATCGACGATAACATCAAGACATTCGAGGCGCATATGGATGATGACTTCAATACGGCAAATGCCATTACGGCATGGCATGACCTCACGACCGAACTGAACAAATATCTGCGCCGCCATACGACATCCACAGGAGTGCTGGAACGCTTCGTCGAAGTGTTCGAAATCTACAGCACAGTCCTCGGCCTCGAGCTCGATGAGGCTGAAGTATTGCTTGATGAGGAGATCGAGGCACTGATTGAAGAACGGAATGAAGCGAGAAAGAACAGGGATTTCGCACGTGCTGATGAAATCCGTGACGACCTGAAGGCGCAGGGGATCATCCTCGAGGATACCAAGGAAGGCGTGCGTTTCAGACGTGGGTGA
- a CDS encoding protein arginine kinase, with amino-acid sequence MKSRRWNRQVMMMGYDHISPWMQESEELPVEMSARVRLARNVSHLPFPYMMKGNDAIAPVLEKLEKTLTGYRRVEMSGLQFEDKALLVEKHLVSPLFTKQGLLSYISEDESVSIMVNEEDHLRIQTMGVGLPMMDLYRKADAIDDMLESEVDYAFDEKYGYLTACPTNVGTGLRASVMLHLPALTFGSRIQPLSANLSRFGFTLRGIYGEGSVPLGHIYQLSNQLTLGQTEEEIINNLDELKERIVEEEMEMRSWLESEHLLEVKDSVYRSYGLLKHAYRMPLKEAAKCLSDLKLGTDLNLIELEGFQFQKWIQLIQPAFIKMRLNEKDIEITSLEHAVEEERAALMRQLLGGE; translated from the coding sequence ATGAAATCAAGGCGCTGGAACAGGCAGGTGATGATGATGGGATATGATCACATCAGCCCGTGGATGCAGGAATCAGAGGAGCTGCCGGTTGAAATGTCCGCGCGGGTGAGGCTCGCCCGTAACGTGAGTCATCTGCCCTTCCCATACATGATGAAGGGAAATGATGCCATTGCGCCGGTGCTTGAGAAACTGGAAAAGACACTCACAGGCTACCGGCGTGTGGAGATGTCCGGCCTCCAGTTCGAGGACAAGGCGCTGCTGGTCGAAAAGCACCTGGTGAGCCCATTGTTTACGAAGCAGGGGCTGCTCAGTTATATTAGTGAAGACGAATCCGTTTCCATCATGGTCAACGAAGAGGATCACCTGCGCATCCAGACGATGGGCGTCGGCCTCCCGATGATGGATCTCTATAGAAAAGCGGATGCGATCGATGATATGCTGGAGTCGGAAGTCGATTATGCATTTGACGAAAAGTATGGTTACCTCACCGCCTGTCCGACGAATGTCGGCACCGGGCTGCGTGCCTCTGTGATGCTCCATCTGCCGGCGCTCACCTTCGGCAGCCGCATCCAGCCGCTGTCTGCAAATTTGAGCCGTTTCGGTTTCACATTAAGAGGTATATATGGAGAAGGATCCGTCCCGCTCGGACATATATACCAGCTGTCGAACCAGCTGACACTCGGGCAGACGGAAGAGGAGATCATCAACAACCTTGACGAACTGAAGGAACGCATTGTCGAAGAAGAGATGGAGATGCGCTCATGGCTTGAAAGTGAACATCTTCTCGAAGTGAAGGATTCGGTCTACCGCTCCTACGGCCTCCTGAAGCATGCCTACAGGATGCCATTGAAAGAAGCGGCAAAGTGTCTGAGCGATCTGAAGCTCGGCACCGACCTCAATCTGATTGAACTGGAAGGTTTCCAATTCCAGAAATGGATTCAACTTATTCAGCCAGCATTCATCAAGATGCGCCTGAATGAAAAAGATATAGAAATCACGTCCTTGGAGCATGCTGTTGAAGAAGAGCGTGCGGCTTTGATGAGACAATTACTAGGAGGGGAATAA